The Dioscorea cayenensis subsp. rotundata cultivar TDr96_F1 unplaced genomic scaffold, TDr96_F1_v2_PseudoChromosome.rev07_lg8_w22 25.fasta BLBR01002168.1, whole genome shotgun sequence sequence AAGATTCGCCATTTGCATTTAACCAACTTCATTTAGATGTCTTTACAAAATTAGGTggatattttttacattaagtTGGTTTTGGTATCTGATGGCACATGTTGACTATCATGCACTTGATTCATGTTAAGAGCAAGTTATAATTTTCATACTTAAGCAGGTGCATGTACTTATGAAGGTGAATAGCATgagataaatgaaaattttccatgTAAGATTTATTCTAACCGTTGCAAGGGTGTAAAAGGAATCCAGTTGAGAAAACGAGAGCAAAGCAAGAAGAAGTGACTGGTTAACACATCGAAACCTTTCAATTGAAAAGATAACCACACATCCTCAGCACTCAAGAAACATCTTTGGATGAtgttttaacatattttaagcTTCTTTAgggatacaaaaaaaataataataataaataataaaaaggaatcttttaatgcattaatttatagtgcttttgtttttcaaatttgtCATCAGGACAGTGTTGAGCGTCATGTTACATCACAACTGCAACATTAGTTAATCATTTACTCATGTTGAACTGGTTGAACATTGTTCATGGGGAATATCACAATTGAAATGGATTTTCTTGACAATTTGAATTCTGTTAATTAAGCATCATTAGCCATATATGTTGGCCACCTTGTAGACATATCTTAGTGATGAAAAATGAGTTGAATTACCCTTTTCCATGAATTGGTAATTGCTTTGTTGTATTGGCCAATCTCTTTCTACTGTCTAAGTTTTCTATCTAATTCGTTTACTTAGAAGAACCAATCCAGATTTTTGGATATCCTTTGTAATATTACACTAAATCCACTTTTGGCGTGGGGATTAGTTCATATTACCtacctttattttttgtttgttatgacATTTGCCCACCTGATGTCAAGCATCTTACCAAAAAACCACATGCAATGAACATAGTAGAAAAATGTCATTTTGTAACTACGTTTTTTTTCCATGATTTCTACCTAAGGTCTATGATGCAGTTTGGCCATAGATTGTGCATGTAGATTTTGCATCTTTATTTTCTGTTTGCCAGTTTTAGTTGTTACTGGTTTTTCATATCACcttcttaattattattattgcaatgTTCTGGAATTTGATGCTTCTTTCAGTGCAGCATCATATAAACATTTTCAATTACCTATACTAAGTTGGTTTATTGATGTTGTCAAATATTCTTTGTTGTaatgtgttttgatttttttctgttattttttttttttaactaaagaTTTACATAGTGTTCTCTGGTGGGTTGTCCTTCATTATTTGATTAGTTTAGTCTAAAGTACTGATATGGCCTTTTCATATGTGGAGATGGTGATACAGTATCTATGAAACCTATCATTAAGAGGAGGAAGAACAGTTCGGGATCCAAACAGCTTCCTCCTTCCAAGAGACTACGGTGTGCGGCACAGAGGGTTCTGAAGGAGCGAGTCCAAGATATTGCGGATAAGAAGGGAATCAGATTAAGGTTTTGCAATCTCAAGGAATGTGAAGGCCACATTCATGCACTAGACAGCCCATGTGCTAGTATAAGAATGGAAATTGGGTGGCCAGCTGGAGTTCCCTTTGTCCACCCTCATGACCTCCCAAACAAAGCTAAGCTTGGGTTTCTCGAAGCTTATGAACCTGGATGGACAGCCTCTCAGCAAGATATGGAGTTAAGTCCTTTTGAACCCGGACAGGCCAGTCTACACTTAGCTCTCATTCATGTTTTTCTACTTCATGGTTGTCATCCAAAAGTTAGACTGCTTTTTCGTGCACTTATATTTGCTATATTCTTTTCATCGTTCTCATTGAAATTTGGCATAATGTGAGCAGTGTGTTTCATCATTGTCATCAGTTATCAGTTTGAATGTTCAATATTAATTACCATAACAAATGTTCATATCAAGCAAACAAGGACACACTGAAATCACATTTGATTCACTCATGCATCAAAgattatatatttctatagaTATGAAGAGTTTGAAAGAAGCAAAAGGCTCCCCttcttttgttgttattgttgttctcCAAATGCATCAAATTTTTTCCTGGTCACTAATAAAGCTTCTTTTcgacttttgtttttgtgcagGAGTCAATCTCCGTAGCATTTGATTTATGGCCGTCTTCTGTCAGCTTATGAGTTcaacatcaaacaaaatcatcttcCCCAGCCATTCACATGGATGTACATCAATCCCTTTGTATTCCTTCCTAGATTGATACTGCTTTGAATTCTTTTGTCCCAACTGAAATAAGTCGCCTGCACCATGGACAGTGCCTTGGAAAGCTATAGTTGCAGCAAAGAAGCCTATGATACCTCATGATACATGATCCGATCTGTTTATACATTTTCATTATGTCGAGATGCAGGCTGGGTTTGTATGAATAAAGTATGATTATAAGTCAATATTGCTGATTCCATAAGCCTGCAGCAGTTCATTCAGATTACCTACCAGGACCAGGGTGCTGGAAATTTTCTCCATGTGAATTATGGCTCAAGGATACTGAAATCCAATTCAGACATGTAAAAAGTAATTCGGTTTTTGGGGTTGTAAATGTAGATAAGTTTGTAAGCCAgtgattatttgtaaaatttgttGAATGTACAAGACTCGATATACTACTCCGGAGATGGACATTTATTTATCGGCTTTGTTTAATTTGTGCAAAGTAATGGATGGCAAGCAAGATATGATGCTTTTCatattgtgattttatttttaatagcaTGGCTTTAGCACAGGGTGTCTTTTGCTTTTAACTCTTTTATGTGTTATATTATTGAGGATTTGGAATGGTTTGGGACTTAAGTGCAAGGCTTTAAAGgatctttgtttggtttgaaggaaaATGGAGGAGAAGGGCAACGGAAGAAAGCCTTAGTATTAGAaaattttggttgatttttcaCCTCTGGGGCATACACAGAAATATTAATGTCTTCTAGGGTTATACTCACTAACAGAAATTTTCATTggttatgtatgtatgtatatacacacacactttTTCAGTAAATATGGTTTCTATCTATTCTAAACTAGAcacaagaaggaaaaaggagacAAAACAGGAATAATATCAAATGGGAGGACCAAATGGCAAGCAAGTAATTTCATCATGAAGAGCTCTATAATTTGCATGAATCCTGGAGTGTTTCTGAATTATATACATCAAACCAGAAAACTCTACAAATCTATAACCAGTTCTGAATGCTTAAGAACCAAAGAACTCTTGCTCGATTTCCTTGTCCTGGTTGCGCCAAAATTTCAGCATATAGTAATTTTCCTGACCTTTCAAGTAGTATGGCGATGTAGTGGTCTTTCTCCTGATGAATATCAGAGAACAAGCTGATGCATTAGCGAACACAAACAAATTGGAAATGGAAGGGCAGGCTTCATACCAGGAATCACTACTTGAATCAAGAAGATAGGCAAAGCATTATAAATATCGATAGAGAGCAAGACATGCACGCACGAATTGTGATCATTTAAGTATAAGGTAAAGCTGCTGTAAATGATTCATTCTATATAACAGAATGTGGACCTCGTTGCTTGAATCAAAGAAGACACAGCATGCGTACAGACAATGGTAGAAAACTACGACAAACTTGGTAAGTAAGAAAAAGTTGTGATCATCTTAATCACAAGGTAAAGCCACTGTAAAGGATTCTATATAACATATTGCATAAAGATATGATCCTATGATTATCAGTAAGGATTGGAGTTCTATCCAAAGTATTGCAATGTTGGCACAATTGAAGCCCTAAATGACATGTATGGCAGAAATGAGCAATCAcataaaacaatatcataaagaaaaatatcttGTGATTCCTTGGTCATGGTTATTATGATGGTATAAAACTTACAGAGTTTGATGTCGTCGGTGGACTACATGCACAGAGTTCAACAACAGGACAGTGTCTAATATGTACTGAATTAGTAAGAAAGTTCTCCTTCTGGAAGTTCCCAATTGTCTTCTTCGTCCTCTTCTTTTGACTTCTTCATTGATGCCTTCCTCAGTAACTTCTTCTGCTTGCGTCTTGAGGGAGACTTTGGCTTGTGAGACCTGTTCCAATTGCAAAGGAAATTAAAGGATTTGGCTAAAGCTACCACAAACTTTGCAATGTGAATATCCAATCAAATCCAGCCAAATAACCCAAAATATATAGAGTTCTAAAGTGCAAAACTCTGTAGCTATCTAGAACAAAGTACAATTTCCTATCTGCACAAAACTCTGGAATGAAAAGACCAGATCTTATATACTACCAAACTGATGTATGATTTCAATCTTCTGCTCTAAGGATAATATTCGAGAAACAACATGAGGAGCTGTTCTTATAGTTTTAAATGGTAGTTAAAGATGCATATGAGAAAAGAACAATCTAATAGTTTAAAAGGTAAAAcaagtttgatttattttctttgaaagcTCTAATAAAAGGTAAAATATACAGTGTATGGACAACTCCAATCATTCACGCTCCTGTATTACATTTAGGGTTTTGGTATTAATCTTCTCACGCAAATGCCAAAATGTTCCTCTTAGGTTTGTTCATTTTTGCCTGTAACTGATAACAGGAACAGACTTCAATCACCATTCCTTAAAACCCTAACAAAGGTATCACTTTGTATAGGCCACTAAAACTACTTCATTAACATTTCAAAAATTCCAACAGCGGGAAAGAAACTCTCTTTTATCCTAAGAATGAGAAATAAAACAAGACAAATTCAAACTAAGACTAGGACAAAAGATCTTTGCTTTAATGCCTCACTCATTCAATCAAATGATTTCCAAGTTTAAAGAATTCATCTTCAAATTAATCTTCAACAGTTCATACTGAAAACAAAGtaataaaacatatgaaaaaaaaaaactaaggttTTCTTCGAAAAAATAGCATACACAACGAGGGCGGTCTAAAAGGGAGCAATACCAGTTGCGATTCTTGAGTACGGCCTCGCGAGACTTGCGCTTCTTCTTGGCCTGGGCGTTCTCGAAGAACATGCGGCGGCGGAACTCTCGGATGATCCCGGTCTTCATTACCGCGCGGCGGAACCTCCGCAACAGGACTTCCTCAGGCTCATCCTCTCCGACAGCCACTTCCACGTTGTAGTACCCCGATTTGAAATGGAGCAAGTTCGCACACGCCAACGCAGGGAAGCAGGTCCTCATCGCTGCATCCCTATCATCTACGGAGATTGAGAGGGTGCGCGCTGGTTGGGAGGTCCAATTCCGGTTCAGAGACAAGGTTTGGGGAGGAGAAGGGACGATGGGGAAAGGTTTCTCGGGTGGGAGGAAGGGGAGAAGACTCTGGAGAGAGATGGGCATGGCGCGGTCTTCAGCTCATTGCTCGCCGAGACGTGACGACGTCTCTAATGGCGGAGAGTTTTTCCAGAGAACCCCCTGGGGTTTAAGTGATTtctaaaaaacttttttttttttaacttgccACCCCTgaaatatagtaaattattaatcaCCAATCcctgtttattttgttttattttactacCTAAGTCTggatatttttaatgttttagtctgataattttttttaatctttttattatatatatatatataaatataatatgataatATCTTCTATTAAAAACCCATAGTTTCttcatttatatcaattatatatatatatatatatatactaaatcaCATTAAAGacatacacaaataaaaaattaatgcctTAACCCAAACGTGTCTCACATGCATGAGCTAATTTTCGAACCCGTGTCTCACAGTCACATGCATGAGCTAATGTTCGACCTGCTTCCTCAGTAAGGGCATGAATACTCTGAGCAAGAGACCCAATATTAATAAACTAAGATATCATTGGTTCTAatatctaataatatatattaaaaaaattatataaaataaataaataaataatcaatttatttcAAAGCCACACAtgaatatcaaaaagaaaatgagat is a genomic window containing:
- the LOC120257520 gene encoding 30S ribosomal protein S21, chloroplastic-like: MPISLQSLLPFLPPEKPFPIVPSPPQTLSLNRNWTSQPARTLSISVDDRDAAMRTCFPALACANLLHFKSGYYNVEVAVGEDEPEEVLLRRFRRAVMKTGIIREFRRRMFFENAQAKKKRKSREAVLKNRNWSHKPKSPSRRKQKKLLRKASMKKSKEEDEEDNWELPEGELSY